The Streptomyces sp. NBC_01275 genome has a segment encoding these proteins:
- a CDS encoding AAA family ATPase has product MVNGPDRLQPPLLTRKQMAAMSRQDLLRYNDIRHVWHANIGPIKTPQLLELHADLYEIVGSNRQDGDKAKPAALVDAYPGIGKSTAVREFGRDFHQEQIKVRGETTPEGQRRVPVIYIALTGNTQIRGLNAAICRFYRLPTSGDADTLAERAVDAVLSLRTSIFIIDDIHFLASANSNSARLVNQLKFLSNTFPVTLIYVGVGVRDRGILNEGRSSTEALHAQFGRRTTALTLRPFQVEDEPGRVEFRKVLLTIEKKLVLADKYPGMLADDLADHLLARSSGHFASLMALINRGCYRAITTGRERLDVELMSKIKNDAAAEEERLELVAAIEAGLLTAKPQRRSARKSA; this is encoded by the coding sequence GTGGTCAACGGACCCGATCGACTCCAGCCGCCGTTGCTGACGCGTAAGCAGATGGCCGCCATGTCGCGGCAGGATCTGCTGCGTTACAACGACATCCGTCACGTCTGGCATGCCAACATCGGCCCTATCAAAACGCCTCAGCTTCTCGAACTTCACGCAGATCTGTACGAAATCGTCGGTTCGAACCGCCAGGACGGCGACAAGGCCAAGCCCGCCGCGTTGGTCGACGCCTACCCCGGGATCGGGAAAAGCACCGCAGTGCGTGAGTTCGGCCGCGACTTCCACCAGGAGCAGATCAAGGTACGAGGGGAGACGACACCCGAAGGCCAACGCCGAGTGCCCGTCATCTATATCGCGTTGACGGGCAACACCCAAATCCGCGGTCTTAACGCAGCGATCTGCCGATTTTACCGGCTGCCCACCAGCGGAGACGCGGACACGTTGGCGGAGCGAGCAGTCGACGCTGTGCTGAGCCTGAGAACGTCCATCTTCATCATCGACGACATCCATTTCCTGGCGTCGGCGAACTCCAACTCGGCTCGGCTCGTCAATCAGCTGAAGTTCCTGTCCAACACCTTCCCGGTGACCTTGATCTACGTCGGCGTCGGTGTCCGAGACCGCGGAATTCTGAACGAGGGACGTTCCTCGACCGAGGCTCTGCACGCCCAGTTCGGGCGGCGCACCACGGCACTGACCCTGCGCCCGTTCCAGGTGGAGGACGAGCCCGGGCGCGTGGAGTTCCGCAAGGTGTTGCTGACGATCGAGAAGAAGCTCGTGTTGGCCGACAAGTATCCGGGCATGCTGGCTGACGACCTCGCGGACCATCTCCTGGCCCGCTCCAGCGGTCACTTCGCCTCTCTCATGGCGCTGATCAACCGCGGTTGCTACCGCGCAATCACGACCGGCCGCGAACGGCTGGACGTCGAGCTCATGAGCAAGATCAAGAATGATGCCGCGGCGGAGGAGGAACGGCTGGAGTTGGTTGCTGCCATCGAGGCCGGTCTTCTGACAGCGAAGCCGCAACGCAGAAGCGCCAGGAAGTCTGCCTGA
- a CDS encoding integrase, whose protein sequence is MNVWTTPLRPGLPLVFDGEQFTIAELDGRRVLLQRTGPDGRPQWRQVDLSLLMTHPSTEFLVETPAPGPATATVLGDLVDDDEDELNTRFQHVQEVRFGYKLGSSELALEGEPRPDYAPGVPMMHRYKVKAAELRVDPATIRRWVTKVKDEGPAGLVTKRQATHILDRADPRWLDMARSVLKEQEKSSRPVRNLTLIKIEERLAKEHGHGTVRIPKRTAAYELLRELSRGTNAFDGSTKGKRSIAQRPPGVYGKLRATRPGEYVILDTNSLDVYAMEPVTCRWVRCELTVAMDLYSRAICGLRLTPVSTKSVDVAGVLFETVRSRERSVGKGEPLPYCGVPSTVVLDAEKLVDAEGQPLLPSVAAEAIVFDHGKIYVSKHIESVCAKLDISLQPARPHTPTDKPVERWFRTLNQGVLAALPGYKGPDVYSRGEKVEDEAYFFLDELEAIIREWITLVYHRRHHRGLKIPEVPGLKLSPLEMYEHGIMRAGPLRIPSRPGLAIEFLEEKWCTIQHYGVEVNGLRYSGEALKGLHNQTSHHRGRHPGAWPIAVDRDDIRKVYFQHPKTHLWHALDWEHAPSLNGPASLEALQYARKIAAKTHRFPDTRRALIELLERWGAGMTADRTERRMAVRLSHQRFRIIGEDDATDTEVTALPTAERLATLTTTSSADGSHPDAPGAPPDVRTVSDPAEVPGGDDDADDECAALFPGDEPDDGTEIDQDDFYADILESR, encoded by the coding sequence ATGAACGTGTGGACTACCCCTCTTCGCCCCGGTCTTCCCCTGGTGTTCGACGGTGAGCAGTTCACCATCGCGGAGTTGGACGGACGGCGGGTCCTCCTGCAGCGGACGGGACCGGATGGCCGCCCTCAATGGCGGCAAGTAGATCTCTCTCTGCTTATGACGCATCCGTCGACCGAGTTTCTGGTCGAGACTCCTGCGCCGGGGCCGGCTACCGCCACGGTGCTCGGCGACCTAGTGGACGACGATGAAGACGAACTGAACACGCGCTTCCAGCACGTTCAGGAAGTCCGATTCGGCTACAAATTGGGCTCGTCCGAGCTGGCTTTGGAAGGCGAACCCCGTCCGGACTACGCCCCCGGCGTGCCCATGATGCACCGCTACAAGGTCAAGGCAGCGGAACTCAGAGTAGATCCGGCTACCATCCGCCGGTGGGTCACCAAGGTCAAGGACGAAGGCCCCGCTGGGTTAGTGACAAAACGCCAAGCCACTCACATCCTCGACCGCGCCGATCCGCGCTGGCTCGACATGGCCAGGTCCGTACTCAAGGAACAAGAGAAGTCCAGTCGCCCAGTACGGAACTTGACGCTCATCAAGATCGAGGAACGCCTGGCCAAGGAACACGGCCACGGCACAGTGCGCATCCCGAAACGGACGGCCGCGTACGAGCTGCTGCGGGAGCTCAGCCGGGGAACCAACGCCTTCGACGGCAGCACAAAGGGCAAGCGCTCCATCGCCCAGCGCCCTCCGGGAGTGTACGGCAAGCTGCGGGCAACGCGCCCGGGTGAGTACGTGATCCTGGATACCAACAGCCTGGACGTCTATGCCATGGAGCCGGTGACGTGCAGGTGGGTGCGGTGCGAACTCACTGTGGCGATGGATCTGTACAGCCGGGCCATCTGTGGGCTGCGACTGACTCCGGTGTCAACGAAATCGGTGGACGTGGCCGGTGTTCTCTTCGAGACCGTGCGCTCGCGCGAAAGGTCTGTCGGCAAAGGCGAGCCGCTTCCGTATTGCGGAGTGCCATCCACGGTGGTTTTGGACGCGGAGAAGCTGGTGGACGCAGAGGGGCAGCCCCTGCTGCCTTCCGTAGCGGCGGAGGCAATCGTCTTCGACCACGGGAAGATCTACGTGTCGAAGCACATCGAGAGTGTGTGCGCCAAGCTCGACATCTCCTTACAACCGGCTCGTCCGCACACGCCGACCGACAAGCCGGTGGAGCGTTGGTTCCGGACGCTTAACCAAGGAGTCCTCGCTGCATTGCCCGGCTACAAGGGGCCGGACGTCTACAGCCGGGGAGAGAAAGTGGAGGACGAGGCCTACTTCTTCCTGGATGAGCTCGAGGCCATCATCCGCGAGTGGATCACTCTGGTCTATCACCGTCGGCACCACCGGGGGCTCAAGATTCCGGAGGTTCCGGGGCTGAAGCTCAGTCCGCTGGAAATGTACGAGCACGGGATCATGCGAGCGGGCCCGCTGAGAATCCCGTCCCGACCGGGTCTCGCCATCGAGTTCTTGGAAGAGAAGTGGTGCACCATTCAGCACTACGGAGTGGAAGTGAACGGCCTGCGCTACAGCGGGGAGGCCTTGAAGGGGCTCCACAACCAGACGAGCCACCACCGTGGGCGGCATCCGGGAGCATGGCCGATCGCGGTGGACCGCGACGACATCCGGAAAGTCTATTTTCAGCACCCTAAGACTCATCTGTGGCATGCGCTGGACTGGGAGCACGCCCCATCTCTGAATGGCCCGGCAAGTCTGGAGGCATTGCAGTACGCCCGCAAGATCGCAGCGAAGACCCATCGCTTCCCGGATACCAGGCGCGCCCTGATCGAACTGCTGGAACGCTGGGGCGCCGGGATGACTGCGGACCGGACGGAACGACGGATGGCTGTCCGATTGTCACACCAAAGGTTCCGCATCATCGGTGAGGATGACGCCACGGACACTGAGGTCACCGCGCTGCCTACCGCCGAGCGCCTCGCCACATTGACCACCACATCATCCGCGGACGGCTCGCACCCAGATGCTCCAGGCGCGCCGCCGGACGTACGCACCGTATCGGACCCCGCGGAAGTCCCAGGCGGAGACGATGACGCGGACGACGAGTGCGCTGCTCTCTTCCCCGGGGACGAGCCTGATGACGGGACCGAAATCGACCAGGACGACTTCTACGCTGACATCCTGGAGAGCCGTTGA
- a CDS encoding TniQ family protein: MAWSNERIPLWVPPVEGEALDSWLAAYSRRLRTDLPHFVRFLGLPQGRGNLMVRCLTEHEQEVLSKRTGLGSDCLTAMTLQPWDDLAVIIDRPTRRLIRPPHWRHTGNYTRYCPRCLDETAGRWQIAWRLPWSFACTRHGTMLLDRCPECGQPPLVHGRRQLRNTPSGVCLYGTGSAHAVRCGFFLPYAATPLLPPGSLVMKAQEEVNSEVLRIGVPREAAAQRGRELAALAHSALLSLRSTLDSAPAVVHAVLAECGGLPEAQCHHGGSDSHNAAIGTAIASIALNRERDDSDAVFSWLMGTDRLRRHRAHPTPWLANWVPAGPEVTSRALAVVAGELTWIARLRYGAATATPAWPTLTDEDVQRRASRLPAMLWPAWTIRILPRLPEPVFRLAGLRRACATLLLMPGTFWNYPQAAALLGNPRAYGNREALDTSLDKQRPDELDAVLVLLARALDTHPVPIDYHRRRTTFSEASVSFDLNALREYCRRRGLRNGPVHTKRLRWRLLRLLLGADPGTSSRTPAWNADLSQQFSGEFRDFLLQQATANLKAHGIDEPVLWQPPPAWLDDVAYPGIDPDTINTAKLSALLVPGHPLAQIADTMGISEDHILLHIESIGSSAPLPSASRLPAQGRNIPRQGLLASEELRRLYLEQGLSFTKLAQMAGCSDTTVRRALAEVNIASRRTRGCPPLLPARVSREWLDTEYSLKGRSVPDIAREVGVHKDSVSDQLQRWGIPRRPEGPYSNPFASLNVTLSPTMQRLSRTRNCLTRLRNLLHIPGHPHVTAAAKSLGICPTTLRKQLRDIESALGTTVIARTNPLSIARTGAAFLREARHLIALLDNEARPKSIMPG, encoded by the coding sequence ATGGCGTGGAGCAATGAGCGAATCCCTCTCTGGGTGCCGCCGGTTGAAGGGGAGGCCCTCGACAGCTGGCTTGCGGCGTATTCCCGCCGGCTGCGGACGGACCTTCCTCATTTCGTGCGCTTTCTTGGTCTGCCTCAAGGCCGCGGCAATCTCATGGTCCGCTGTCTGACAGAGCATGAACAGGAGGTGCTGTCGAAACGCACGGGGCTCGGATCGGACTGTCTGACGGCGATGACGCTCCAACCCTGGGACGATCTGGCCGTCATCATCGACCGCCCGACGCGCCGTCTCATCCGGCCACCGCATTGGCGGCACACCGGCAACTACACCCGCTATTGCCCCCGCTGCCTCGACGAAACCGCAGGACGCTGGCAGATTGCCTGGCGGCTGCCGTGGTCGTTCGCCTGCACCCGTCACGGCACTATGTTGCTCGACCGATGCCCGGAGTGCGGACAACCGCCCCTAGTCCATGGGCGGCGCCAGCTGCGGAACACTCCTTCGGGAGTCTGTCTCTACGGCACAGGCTCTGCTCATGCCGTCCGCTGCGGCTTCTTCCTCCCGTACGCTGCCACCCCCTTGCTTCCTCCGGGCTCCCTGGTGATGAAGGCCCAGGAGGAGGTCAACTCGGAGGTCCTGCGGATCGGGGTCCCCCGCGAGGCGGCCGCGCAGCGCGGTCGTGAATTGGCGGCGCTTGCCCACTCGGCCCTGCTCAGTCTCCGCAGCACACTGGATTCGGCACCTGCCGTGGTCCACGCAGTGCTCGCAGAGTGCGGCGGCTTGCCCGAAGCCCAATGCCACCACGGCGGAAGCGACTCCCACAACGCCGCCATCGGCACCGCCATCGCCAGCATCGCACTGAATCGAGAACGGGACGACAGCGATGCTGTCTTTTCCTGGCTGATGGGCACCGACCGCTTGCGGCGCCACCGTGCGCATCCGACGCCCTGGCTCGCCAACTGGGTACCAGCCGGACCTGAAGTGACCTCGCGCGCCCTGGCTGTGGTGGCCGGCGAACTGACCTGGATAGCACGGCTACGTTACGGCGCCGCCACGGCCACTCCGGCCTGGCCAACCCTCACCGACGAAGACGTGCAACGTCGAGCATCCCGGCTGCCGGCGATGCTGTGGCCAGCGTGGACCATACGTATCCTGCCCCGGCTACCCGAACCCGTCTTCCGGCTAGCGGGGCTTCGCCGGGCATGCGCAACGCTGCTCTTGATGCCCGGAACCTTCTGGAACTACCCCCAAGCCGCTGCATTGCTGGGCAACCCCCGCGCATACGGCAACAGGGAAGCGCTCGACACTTCACTCGACAAGCAACGACCCGATGAACTCGACGCCGTCCTCGTTTTGTTGGCCCGCGCCCTGGACACCCATCCGGTCCCAATCGACTACCACAGGCGGCGGACTACCTTCTCCGAGGCCAGCGTGAGTTTTGACCTGAATGCTCTTCGGGAGTATTGCCGACGCCGTGGGCTGCGCAACGGCCCAGTGCACACCAAGAGACTGCGATGGCGTCTGCTCAGACTCCTCCTCGGAGCCGACCCCGGCACCTCGTCCCGCACCCCGGCCTGGAACGCGGACCTTTCACAGCAGTTCTCCGGCGAGTTCAGAGATTTTCTCCTTCAGCAGGCAACTGCGAATCTCAAGGCCCACGGCATTGATGAACCCGTGCTCTGGCAGCCACCGCCAGCCTGGCTCGACGATGTTGCCTACCCCGGCATAGATCCCGACACAATCAACACTGCAAAGCTCAGCGCGTTGCTGGTCCCGGGCCATCCACTGGCACAGATCGCGGACACCATGGGCATCAGCGAGGATCACATCCTGCTGCACATCGAATCGATAGGAAGCAGTGCTCCGCTGCCGTCTGCGTCCCGTTTACCGGCTCAGGGACGCAATATCCCTCGCCAGGGCCTTCTCGCTTCTGAAGAATTGCGACGTCTCTACCTGGAACAGGGACTCTCCTTCACCAAACTCGCACAAATGGCGGGGTGCAGCGACACCACCGTCCGTCGAGCTCTCGCCGAGGTCAACATCGCCTCCCGACGGACTCGCGGCTGTCCTCCTCTCCTGCCGGCCAGGGTTTCCCGCGAGTGGCTGGACACGGAATACTCGCTCAAGGGCCGCAGTGTCCCCGACATCGCACGAGAGGTCGGAGTACACAAGGACAGCGTGTCCGATCAGCTCCAGCGGTGGGGCATCCCGCGACGCCCCGAGGGGCCCTACTCGAACCCCTTCGCCTCGCTGAACGTCACCCTCTCGCCGACAATGCAACGTCTGAGCAGAACGCGAAACTGCCTGACACGGCTACGCAACCTCCTACACATCCCCGGTCACCCCCACGTCACGGCTGCGGCAAAATCGCTCGGCATCTGTCCAACCACCCTCCGCAAACAGTTGCGGGATATCGAATCCGCCCTGGGCACCACCGTGATCGCACGGACCAACCCGCTGTCCATCGCTCGGACAGGAGCCGCCTTCCTTCGTGAGGCGCGGCATCTCATTGCTCTTCTCGACAACGAAGCGAGACCAAAGTCAATCATGCCCGGTTAA
- a CDS encoding ParA family protein produces MLKGGTGKTTSAWFIALYYAVVLGLPTLLLDADATSQSAYDWFKVAQAAGFDIPENLIVERYPFDDIAEYIRVKRAEFGAIVVDAGGGSARIFHEAVTEANLLLVPVAPTKIERRKLVATFDEAERAAARNEHGVTAHVVMVKADDRTSLPSRAKDQLLDPDQGEGIGPDRDEAFPLAETTIHSWVHYMEAFGEIPTELSEYAELMKELTAA; encoded by the coding sequence TTGCTCAAGGGCGGCACCGGTAAGACCACCTCGGCCTGGTTCATCGCCCTCTACTACGCCGTCGTCCTCGGCCTGCCCACGTTGCTGCTGGACGCCGACGCGACGAGCCAGTCCGCCTACGACTGGTTCAAGGTCGCCCAGGCCGCCGGCTTCGACATTCCCGAGAACCTGATTGTCGAGCGGTACCCGTTCGACGACATCGCCGAGTACATCCGGGTCAAGCGCGCCGAGTTCGGCGCGATCGTGGTCGACGCCGGCGGCGGCAGCGCCCGCATCTTCCACGAGGCTGTAACCGAGGCGAACCTGCTGCTCGTGCCGGTCGCCCCCACCAAGATCGAGCGCCGCAAGCTCGTGGCCACCTTCGACGAGGCCGAGCGCGCCGCCGCACGCAACGAGCACGGCGTCACCGCCCACGTCGTCATGGTCAAGGCCGACGACCGCACCAGCCTGCCCAGCCGGGCAAAGGACCAGCTCCTCGACCCTGACCAGGGCGAGGGCATCGGCCCGGACCGCGACGAGGCGTTCCCGCTCGCCGAGACCACCATCCATTCCTGGGTGCACTACATGGAGGCCTTCGGCGAGATCCCGACCGAGCTGAGCGAGTACGCCGAGCTGATGAAGGAGCTGACCGCAGCATGA